The following coding sequences lie in one Brevibacterium marinum genomic window:
- a CDS encoding RNA-directed DNA polymerase yields the protein MPEVTRSTIERALNNIKVHSDTDVFPRSFDYRLAEYSENSRNKMIDKVTEILSSKESFESALNTVPPVNQSCISPAGYHGYRWVTKIDPLWNLVYLSLAIHIGNHAEQQRLTCDEKIVFSHRFVQDDSHHDLFLVGGWGQFLDAARSSANDHKYVLMLDLADFYSRIYLHRMENEIKYVLPGSSIPGMLNSMLMQFNTGRSFGIPIGGPASRILSEVLLMAADQYMLNHLNLKFTRYADDYRVFVDSVDEANHITAILSEYFFETEGLSLQKHKTNLVPAREFIDSLDYSGAETGSAQHFLGIRLYYDPYAPDAEEDYEKLRSALDQFNLMELLATELSKGRSDLSVVAKIARSLHAMPANVQVQACQTMLSHTNKLYPVLPKVLRSLLYVVEKLVADGDRDQVVQLVDQVRSLVDRDRYISDSEINMVYCIRIIGACKSRANEQLLNHIYTRTYGASGGPSALVQAETMKVFSSWGLAYWLRVKKTHFGSMHPRLQEEFVRASYVLGDEGKHWRKSALKTLPRVRHPFVQESP from the coding sequence TAACAGAAATTCTGTCATCAAAAGAATCATTCGAGAGTGCCCTAAATACCGTTCCTCCGGTGAATCAATCTTGCATTTCACCGGCAGGCTATCACGGATATCGGTGGGTTACAAAGATTGATCCGCTTTGGAACCTAGTCTATCTTTCGTTGGCAATCCATATCGGCAACCACGCGGAACAGCAACGCCTCACCTGCGACGAGAAGATAGTATTCTCGCATCGATTTGTCCAGGACGATAGCCACCATGATCTATTTTTAGTCGGAGGTTGGGGGCAGTTTCTTGATGCGGCGAGAAGCAGCGCGAATGACCATAAATATGTTCTGATGCTAGATCTCGCTGATTTTTACTCACGAATATACCTACATCGCATGGAAAATGAAATTAAATATGTTTTGCCGGGTTCTTCAATACCGGGCATGCTGAACTCGATGCTAATGCAATTCAACACAGGCAGATCTTTCGGGATACCAATCGGTGGCCCTGCTTCCCGGATTCTGTCCGAAGTTCTGCTGATGGCCGCAGATCAATACATGCTTAACCATTTGAATTTGAAGTTTACTCGGTATGCCGATGATTACCGAGTATTCGTAGATTCCGTGGACGAAGCCAATCACATTACCGCGATTTTGTCAGAATACTTTTTTGAAACCGAAGGCTTAAGTCTACAAAAACATAAAACTAATCTCGTTCCAGCACGTGAGTTTATTGATTCGTTGGACTATTCCGGGGCAGAGACGGGGTCCGCCCAACATTTTCTAGGAATTAGACTATACTATGATCCCTATGCTCCAGACGCTGAAGAAGATTATGAAAAGCTGAGAAGCGCACTTGACCAGTTCAATCTGATGGAACTGCTAGCAACAGAACTGTCTAAGGGTCGTTCTGACCTAAGTGTTGTGGCTAAAATCGCAAGATCGTTACACGCGATGCCGGCAAACGTTCAAGTTCAAGCTTGTCAAACTATGCTATCGCACACGAATAAATTGTATCCAGTTCTTCCCAAAGTGCTCAGATCGCTACTTTACGTCGTCGAGAAGCTTGTAGCTGATGGAGATCGAGATCAGGTGGTGCAATTAGTCGATCAAGTACGTTCTTTGGTCGATCGTGACCGATATATTTCCGACTCTGAAATCAACATGGTATATTGCATTCGTATCATCGGTGCGTGCAAATCGAGGGCGAATGAGCAGTTGTTAAACCACATATACACACGAACCTATGGAGCATCAGGCGGGCCCTCGGCTTTAGTTCAGGCCGAAACTATGAAGGTTTTCTCTAGTTGGGGGCTTGCATACTGGCTACGGGTCAAGAAGACTCATTTTGGTTCCATGCATCCGAGATTGCAAGAGGAATTCGTCCGAGCGTCTTATGTGTTGGGCGATGAGGGTAAACACTGGCGAAAAAGTGCGCTAAAGACGCTTCCAAGAGTGCGCCATCCATTTGTCCAGGAATCGCCATGA